A single region of the Brassica rapa cultivar Chiifu-401-42 chromosome A03, CAAS_Brap_v3.01, whole genome shotgun sequence genome encodes:
- the LOC103858293 gene encoding LOB domain-containing protein 11, with protein sequence MLKMETFGGISVAAPTSSAVAKTTTPANSASPTSSPPPPLSPEQPQQQTVVLSPCAACKILRRRCADKCVLAPYFPPTDPAKFIIAHRVFGASNIIKFLQELPESQRTDTVNSMVYEAGARMRDPVYGCAGAIYHLQKQVCELQAQLAKTQVELVSMQLQRSDLLELLHKTEQANLSEQQEGQQNMSFESSFESGDEFISSHDEVTNDLGFLDDNNNNNNSSMLWSDPLWT encoded by the exons ATGTTAAAGATGGAAACTTTTGGTGGCATTTCGGTTGCTGCACCTACTTCCTCCGCCGTGGCAAAAACCACCACTCCTGCCAACTCTGCTTCTCCCACATCTTCACCTCCGCCGCCTCTTTCGCCGGAGCAGCCACAACAACAGACGGTAGTGCTAAGCCCTTGTGCGGCTTGCAAGATTTTGCGGCGCCGGTGCGCCGATAAATGCGTATTGGCCCCGTATTTTCCTCCGACGGATCCAGCGAAGTTCATAATCGCCCACCGTGTCTTCGGAGCTAGCAACATTATTAAGTTCTTGCAg GAACTTCCGGAATCTCAAAGAACAGATACGGTTAATAGCATGGTTTATGAAGCAGGAGCTAGGATGAGAGATCCGGTTTACGGCTGTGCGGGAGCGATTTACCATTTGCAGAAACAAGTGTGTGAGCTTCAAGCACAACTTGCGAAAACTCAAGTAGAGCTAGTGAGCATGCAACTCCAAAGATCAGATCTACTCGAACTATTACATAAAACGGAGCAAGCAAATTTATCAGAGCAACAGGAAGGACAACAAAATATGTCCTTTGAGAGTTCATTTGAAAGTGGTGACGAGTTCATTAGTAGCCACGATGAAGTGACCAATGATTTGGGATTCCTCgatgacaacaacaacaataataattcATCCATGTTGTGGTCGGATCCTCTTTGGACATGA